The following coding sequences are from one Rutidosis leptorrhynchoides isolate AG116_Rl617_1_P2 chromosome 11, CSIRO_AGI_Rlap_v1, whole genome shotgun sequence window:
- the LOC139874894 gene encoding uncharacterized protein, which produces MAHYIPKNYDVQTAPIRRRLFKGFKDSQNVLISDVEKMLLKSDHSRISDDDVVRLAIILIVERGFMGKQGIHVVNKKFLWLVEELSRVNQYPWGSRIWEPTYEAVSEGFVIRESQLESGKAYTLAGFMWAFKIWILESYRRTIKPFAKKTDKNGVPRALF; this is translated from the exons atggcacattacatcccgAAGAATTATGACGTCCAGACCGCACCTATTAGACGACGtttatttaagggttttaaagattcTCAAAATGTTTTGATTAGTGATGTTGAAAAGATGCTTTTAAAATCTGATCACAGCCGTATTAGTGACGATGATGTGGTGCGATTAGCAATTATCTTGATTGTAGAGAGAGGTTTTATGGGTAAACAAGGGATCCATGTTGTGAATAAAAAGTTTTTATGGCTAGTCGAAGAGTTATCGCGTGTTAATcagtacccatgggggtctcgtatttgggaGCCAACTTACGAAGCGGTTAGTGAAGGTTTTGTTATTCgtgaaagccaattagagagtggaAAGGCGTACACTTTGGCGGGATTTATGTGGGCTTTCAAG atttggattctcgagtcttaccgtcgtaccattaaacCGTTTGCAAAAAAGACtgacaagaatggagtaccgagggctctTTTTTGA
- the LOC139876988 gene encoding uncharacterized protein gives MKAMVQRVVSASVEVEGRTVSAIGPGLLVLVGVHDLDSDSDADYICRKVLNMRLFPNEKTGKTWDQNVMQKNYEVLLVSQFTLYGILKGNKPDFHVAMTPDRAKSFYASVVERFQRSYKSDAIKDGVFGAMMKVQLVNDGPVTMQLESPQSSRNNNDAADVAKVSNGQ, from the exons ATGAAGGCCATGGTCCAGCGCGTTGTCTCCGCCAGCGTCGAG GTGGAAGGGCGTACGGTGTCGGCAATTGGCCCAGGACTACTGGTGCTCGTCGGAGTTCATGACCTTGATTCTGATTCCGATGCTgattatat ATGTCGTAAGGTGCTGAATATGAGACTGTTTCCTAATGAAAAAACAGGCAAAACTTGGGATCAAAAT GTAATGCAGAAAAATTATGAGGTTCTATTAG TAAGTCAGTTCACACTGTATGGGATACTTAAGGGTAACAAGCCTGATTTTCATGTGGCAATGACACCCGATAGAGCAAAATCCTTCTATGCTTCTGTCGTGGAGAGATTTCAAAGAAGTTACAAATCTGATGCCATAAAAG ATGGAGTTTTTGGAGCAATGATGAAG GTTCAATTGGTCAACGATGGTCCAGTTACAATGCAGCTCGAGTCACCACAGTCATCAAG AAACAATAATGATGCAGCAGATGTAGCCAAAGTTTCGAATGGGCAGTAA